A single window of Selenomonas sputigena DNA harbors:
- a CDS encoding ComF family protein, with amino-acid sequence MRGAAWLAALADAVSSVVFPARCPACGAYCERRGGWCAPCLSRTVRPHRLALSAEALAALDDAWAVGFYGGALGTLIRDLKYRGRRGVLPYIHAALAAAKLPEQFLAADLAVYVPLHEAREKERGFNQAELIFAAWLKAKGIPARPLLTRMRSTAPQYGLGEKERRKNVCGAFSLSEAGKGGAGEIAGKSIVLLDDILTTGATLTSCAAVLKKAGAGSVYALALASDRS; translated from the coding sequence GTGAGGGGCGCGGCGTGGCTCGCCGCCCTGGCGGACGCCGTATCTTCCGTCGTCTTTCCCGCACGCTGCCCGGCTTGCGGCGCTTACTGCGAGAGACGCGGCGGCTGGTGCGCGCCCTGCCTTTCGCGCACGGTGCGACCGCATCGCCTCGCACTTTCGGCAGAAGCGCTCGCCGCGCTCGATGATGCGTGGGCGGTCGGTTTCTACGGCGGCGCACTCGGCACGCTCATTCGTGACCTCAAGTATCGCGGCAGGCGCGGCGTCCTGCCCTACATCCACGCGGCTCTGGCGGCGGCGAAACTGCCGGAGCAGTTTCTCGCCGCCGATCTTGCCGTCTATGTGCCGCTCCATGAAGCGCGCGAGAAGGAGCGCGGCTTCAATCAGGCCGAGCTGATCTTCGCTGCTTGGCTCAAGGCGAAGGGCATCCCCGCGCGCCCCTTGCTGACGCGAATGCGCTCGACTGCGCCGCAGTACGGCTTGGGCGAGAAGGAGCGCAGGAAAAATGTGTGCGGCGCGTTCTCCCTCTCCGAGGCGGGGAAAGGCGGCGCGGGAGAAATCGCGGGGAAAAGCATCGTGCTGCTCGACGACATCCTGACGACGGGGGCGACGCTCACATCTTGCGCCGCCGTGCTGAAAAAGGCGGGCGCAGGCTCTGTGTATGCACTGGCGCTGGCGAGCGACCGAAGCTAG
- the thrS gene encoding threonine--tRNA ligase yields the protein MDKEQFLHVYRHSLAHVLAKAVIEVFGKETQYAIGPEIADGFYYDFLLPRPATNDDLKTIEEKMKEILKRKEDWKREEISKKAALELFKNQKFKVELIEDLPEDEILTIYRTGDDFVDLCRGPHVENSAALLSVAWQLRSMSGSYWRGDEKRDQLTRIYAYAFPTKEELKAHLAFIKDAQERDHKKIGPQLDLFMFDETAPGMPYWLPRGWKLFNALLEFWRGIHEAHGYQEVSAPVINNKRLWVTSGHWAHYKENMFLIPGADGDIEADDTFAIKPMNCPNAIKIYQRKTRSYRDLPIRYNTVDVIHRKEKSGELNGLFRVQLFRQDDDHTFLMEDQIAAEMGDIMDIADEIYSTLGMSCKAELSTRPDDFMGDIATWNVAEKELKAILDRKYGEGNYEVNEGDGAFYGPKIDLKMKDALGREWQVGTLQLDFQLPQNFDLKYIAKDGSHKQPVVLHRAIFGSMERFIGVLIENFKGAFPFWLSPVQVGIVPIRPEHNDYAKKVAQKLFKSRVRFEVDYADKNMREKIKGFKHYKDPYILVLGDKEAEENTVSINVRGTNEQLKDVPLDTFIEMCRTMNEEHSLELLTKVPE from the coding sequence ATGGATAAAGAACAATTCCTGCACGTCTACCGCCACTCGTTGGCGCATGTGCTTGCAAAGGCTGTCATCGAAGTTTTCGGCAAAGAGACACAGTACGCCATCGGGCCGGAGATTGCCGACGGCTTCTACTACGACTTCCTGCTGCCGCGCCCAGCGACGAACGACGACCTCAAGACCATCGAGGAGAAGATGAAGGAAATCTTGAAGCGCAAGGAAGATTGGAAGCGCGAGGAGATTTCCAAGAAGGCGGCGCTCGAACTTTTCAAGAATCAAAAGTTCAAGGTCGAGCTCATCGAGGATCTGCCCGAAGACGAGATTTTGACGATCTACCGCACGGGCGATGACTTCGTCGACCTGTGCCGTGGGCCGCACGTCGAGAACTCTGCCGCACTATTGTCTGTCGCCTGGCAGCTTCGCTCCATGTCCGGCTCCTACTGGCGCGGCGACGAGAAGCGCGACCAGCTCACGCGCATCTACGCCTACGCCTTCCCGACGAAGGAGGAGCTCAAGGCGCACCTCGCGTTCATCAAGGACGCGCAGGAGCGCGACCACAAGAAGATCGGGCCGCAGCTCGACCTCTTCATGTTCGATGAAACGGCGCCCGGCATGCCCTACTGGCTGCCGCGCGGCTGGAAGCTCTTCAACGCGCTGCTGGAATTCTGGCGCGGCATTCACGAGGCGCACGGCTATCAGGAAGTTTCCGCGCCCGTCATCAACAACAAGCGCCTGTGGGTCACGAGCGGCCACTGGGCACATTACAAGGAAAACATGTTCCTGATTCCCGGCGCAGACGGCGACATCGAAGCGGACGACACCTTCGCGATCAAACCGATGAACTGCCCGAACGCCATCAAGATCTACCAGCGCAAGACGCGCTCCTACCGCGATCTGCCGATTCGCTACAACACGGTCGACGTCATCCACCGCAAGGAGAAGTCGGGCGAGCTCAACGGCCTCTTCCGCGTGCAGCTCTTCCGCCAGGACGACGACCACACCTTCCTCATGGAAGACCAGATCGCCGCTGAGATGGGCGACATCATGGACATCGCCGACGAGATCTATTCTACGCTCGGCATGAGCTGCAAGGCGGAGCTTTCGACGCGCCCCGATGACTTTATGGGCGACATCGCGACGTGGAACGTCGCGGAAAAAGAGCTCAAGGCGATCCTCGACCGCAAGTACGGCGAGGGCAATTACGAAGTCAACGAGGGCGACGGCGCCTTCTACGGCCCGAAGATCGACCTCAAGATGAAGGACGCGCTCGGCCGCGAGTGGCAGGTCGGTACCTTGCAGCTCGACTTCCAGCTGCCGCAGAACTTCGACCTCAAGTACATTGCCAAGGACGGCAGCCACAAGCAGCCCGTCGTGCTGCACCGCGCCATCTTCGGCTCGATGGAGCGCTTCATCGGCGTCCTCATCGAAAACTTCAAGGGCGCATTCCCCTTCTGGCTCAGCCCCGTGCAGGTCGGCATCGTGCCGATCCGCCCCGAGCACAACGACTACGCCAAGAAGGTCGCACAGAAGCTCTTCAAGAGCCGCGTGCGCTTCGAGGTCGACTACGCCGACAAGAACATGCGCGAGAAGATCAAGGGATTCAAGCACTACAAGGATCCCTATATCCTCGTCTTAGGCGATAAGGAAGCCGAGGAAAACACCGTCTCCATCAACGTGCGCGGCACGAACGAGCAGCTCAAAGATGTGCCGCTCGACACCTTCATCGAAATGTGCCGCACGATGAACGAAGAGCACAGCCTGGAGCTTCTGACGAAGGTTCCCGAATAA
- a CDS encoding Fic family protein, with protein MPTPILLKQYHQNEPKSQELYHSLYNSVLAHHIDIPIKHLNASHEFTSFYYYTEDIMQILSSIMLELRQLTSITATLPHIAIESFRRACLIEEIQSSNAIEGVRSTRKEIKTAIDEQDSTDSHHRPRLWSTVNKYLKLQQQEEISFRCSHDLRKFYDEFLADEIKRDDPANLPDGKIFRKEPVDVWSKSKVIHRGIIPEEKIILSMETALKTLQNEQIPGLIRISIFHYFFGYIHPFYDGNGRTSRFITSYYLAKILHPLVAIRLSITIKKSLRVYYKLFEDTNHPGNYGDLTPFITGFLWLIQKSTTRVNEILQERRKKLDALAQALEIHYFGTAKNKADWKIYFVLLQAYLFSDDGATLKEIASTVGQSAKTIQTHIKRYPADHITTNTTRRAHRYKLSTDFIKKLETLASK; from the coding sequence ATGCCGACACCCATCCTGCTAAAGCAATATCACCAAAATGAACCCAAAAGCCAAGAGCTTTACCACAGTTTGTACAATTCCGTCCTGGCACATCACATCGACATACCGATTAAGCATCTGAATGCTTCTCACGAATTTACCTCCTTTTATTACTATACGGAAGACATCATGCAAATTCTCTCCTCCATCATGCTTGAACTCCGTCAATTGACAAGCATTACAGCAACACTTCCTCACATAGCGATTGAATCCTTCCGTCGAGCCTGTCTAATCGAAGAGATCCAATCCAGCAACGCCATAGAAGGTGTTCGCAGTACACGCAAAGAAATCAAAACAGCTATCGATGAGCAAGATTCTACAGATTCTCATCATCGCCCCCGTCTCTGGAGTACTGTCAACAAGTATCTGAAACTTCAGCAGCAGGAAGAGATTTCTTTTCGTTGTAGTCATGACTTGCGTAAATTCTACGACGAATTTTTAGCAGACGAAATCAAAAGAGATGATCCTGCTAATCTTCCCGATGGCAAAATCTTTCGGAAAGAACCTGTCGATGTATGGTCCAAATCGAAAGTCATCCATCGCGGCATCATTCCAGAGGAAAAAATTATTCTCTCTATGGAAACTGCATTAAAAACTTTACAGAATGAACAAATCCCGGGATTAATACGTATTTCCATCTTCCATTATTTCTTTGGTTACATCCATCCCTTCTATGATGGAAACGGCCGGACCTCACGCTTTATTACATCATATTACCTTGCCAAAATATTACACCCATTGGTCGCAATCCGTCTCTCCATTACCATCAAAAAGTCCCTTCGCGTATACTATAAATTATTTGAAGATACTAATCATCCAGGAAACTACGGAGACTTAACACCATTTATTACCGGTTTCCTTTGGCTGATTCAGAAAAGTACCACTCGTGTCAATGAGATTTTACAGGAACGGCGAAAAAAACTTGATGCTTTGGCTCAAGCTCTTGAAATCCACTACTTCGGGACAGCAAAAAACAAAGCCGACTGGAAAATTTATTTTGTACTGCTGCAAGCATATCTTTTTTCAGATGACGGAGCAACCTTAAAAGAGATTGCGAGCACGGTTGGGCAAAGCGCAAAAACAATTCAGACACATATCAAACGCTATCCCGCTGATCATATCACGACGAACACAACACGCAGAGCCCACAGATATAAACTATCTACAGATTTTATAAAAAAATTGGAAACTCTTGCATCAAAATAA
- the hemL gene encoding glutamate-1-semialdehyde 2,1-aminomutase yields MLNLEKSLEAFEEAKTLMPGGVNSPVRSYRNVDCNPPFIARGEGAHIFDIDGNEYVDYVLSWGPLVAGHAHPAVVSALAEAAARGTSYGAPTTLESDLVRLVQKAYPSMQLVRMVNSGTEATMSALRLARGFTGRSKIVKFVGCYHGHSDSLLVDAGSGLATFGVPSSPGVTEGVAKDTITVPFNDADAITRVMTEYGKDIACIIVEPVAGNMGCVLPENGYLDTLRALTEKHGALLIFDEVMCGFRASLGGAQAAYGITPDLTCLGKIIGGGLPCAAYGGRRDIMEQIAPAGPVYQAGTLSGNPLAMTAGIETLKLILKEPEPGEADASRALTLKTKKLVLGLESAAREAGVKIQAHQAGSMFSLFFNEGKVKDYASSAASDQEAFKVWFRAMLEQGIYLAPSQFETLFLSLAHTDEDIDRTIAAAEKAFAQVKSKK; encoded by the coding sequence ATGCTGAACTTAGAAAAATCCCTGGAGGCGTTCGAAGAAGCGAAAACCCTCATGCCGGGCGGCGTCAACAGTCCCGTGCGCTCCTACAGAAACGTCGACTGCAATCCGCCCTTTATCGCGCGTGGCGAGGGCGCGCACATCTTCGACATCGACGGCAACGAGTACGTCGACTATGTGCTGTCGTGGGGGCCGCTCGTCGCCGGACACGCGCATCCCGCCGTCGTAAGCGCGCTCGCCGAAGCTGCCGCACGCGGCACGAGCTACGGCGCACCGACGACGCTCGAATCCGACCTCGTGCGCCTCGTGCAGAAGGCTTATCCTTCGATGCAGCTCGTGCGCATGGTCAACTCGGGCACGGAAGCGACGATGAGCGCCCTGCGCCTTGCACGCGGTTTCACGGGACGCTCGAAGATCGTCAAGTTCGTCGGCTGCTACCACGGCCACAGCGACAGCCTGCTCGTCGACGCCGGCTCGGGGCTTGCGACCTTCGGCGTGCCGTCGAGTCCCGGCGTGACCGAGGGCGTCGCCAAGGACACGATCACCGTGCCGTTCAATGATGCGGACGCCATCACGCGCGTCATGACGGAATACGGCAAGGACATCGCCTGCATCATCGTCGAGCCTGTCGCGGGCAACATGGGCTGTGTCCTGCCGGAAAACGGCTACCTTGACACCTTGCGCGCGCTGACCGAAAAGCACGGCGCACTCCTCATCTTCGACGAGGTCATGTGCGGCTTCCGCGCCTCCTTGGGCGGTGCGCAGGCGGCCTACGGCATCACGCCCGATCTCACCTGCCTCGGCAAGATCATCGGCGGCGGCCTGCCGTGCGCGGCCTACGGCGGCCGCCGTGACATCATGGAGCAGATCGCGCCCGCAGGCCCCGTCTATCAGGCGGGCACGCTCTCGGGCAATCCCCTTGCCATGACGGCGGGCATCGAAACGCTCAAGCTCATCTTGAAAGAGCCCGAGCCGGGAGAAGCCGACGCGAGCCGTGCGCTCACCTTGAAGACGAAGAAGCTCGTCCTCGGCCTTGAGTCCGCCGCACGCGAGGCGGGAGTCAAGATTCAGGCGCACCAGGCCGGCTCGATGTTCAGCCTCTTCTTCAACGAAGGCAAGGTCAAGGACTACGCAAGCTCCGCCGCTTCGGATCAGGAAGCCTTCAAGGTTTGGTTCCGCGCCATGCTCGAACAGGGCATCTACCTCGCCCCCTCGCAGTTCGAGACACTCTTCCTCTCGCTCGCCCACACGGACGAAGACATCGACCGCACGATCGCGGCGGCAGAAAAGGCGTTTGCACAGGTCAAGTCGAAAAAATGA
- the hemB gene encoding porphobilinogen synthase codes for MLKQTLRPRRLRRTANIRAMVRETELSVRDFVYPIFVVPGENIKEEIPSMPGCFHLSVDRAVEQTKELAALGIPSVEVFGLPEYKDEIGSSAWDAKSPVQQAIRAIKQAEPELAVVGDVCLCQYTSHGHCGKLCGHEVDNDATLPLLAKTAVSQAEAGADIVAPSDMMDGRIAALREALDEAGFSHVSIMSYAVKYASGYYGPFRDAADSAPSFGDRRAYQMDPANAREAMKEVALDLAEGADIIMVKPALAYLDIVRRVRETIDRPVAVYNVSGEYAMVKAAAANGWIDEKRIVLETLTGMKRAGADIIITYHAIDAAKWLQG; via the coding sequence ATGCTGAAGCAAACCCTTCGTCCGCGCCGCCTGCGCAGGACGGCGAACATCCGCGCCATGGTGCGCGAGACGGAGCTTTCCGTCCGTGATTTCGTCTACCCCATCTTCGTCGTGCCCGGCGAGAATATCAAGGAGGAAATCCCCAGCATGCCGGGCTGCTTCCACCTCTCCGTCGACCGCGCCGTCGAGCAGACGAAAGAACTCGCCGCACTCGGCATTCCCTCCGTCGAAGTCTTCGGCCTGCCCGAGTACAAGGACGAGATCGGCTCTTCGGCATGGGACGCGAAAAGTCCCGTGCAGCAAGCGATCCGCGCCATCAAACAGGCAGAGCCGGAGCTTGCCGTCGTCGGCGACGTCTGCCTTTGCCAGTACACGTCGCACGGCCACTGCGGCAAGCTATGCGGCCACGAAGTCGACAACGACGCGACGCTGCCGCTCCTTGCCAAGACAGCGGTCAGCCAGGCGGAAGCCGGCGCCGACATCGTCGCGCCGTCCGACATGATGGACGGACGCATCGCCGCCCTGAGAGAAGCCTTGGACGAAGCCGGCTTCTCCCATGTCTCCATCATGAGCTACGCCGTCAAGTACGCTTCGGGCTACTACGGCCCCTTCCGCGATGCTGCGGACTCCGCGCCCTCCTTCGGCGACCGCCGCGCCTACCAGATGGATCCCGCCAACGCACGCGAGGCGATGAAGGAAGTCGCGCTCGACCTCGCCGAGGGAGCGGACATCATCATGGTCAAGCCCGCGCTCGCCTACCTCGACATCGTGCGCCGCGTGCGCGAGACAATCGACCGCCCCGTCGCCGTCTACAACGTCAGCGGCGAATACGCGATGGTCAAGGCGGCGGCAGCGAACGGCTGGATCGACGAGAAGCGCATCGTACTCGAAACGCTCACAGGCATGAAGCGTGCGGGCGCCGACATCATCATCACCTACCACGCGATCGACGCGGCGAAGTGGCTTCAAGGCTGA
- the cobA gene encoding uroporphyrinogen-III C-methyltransferase translates to MVYLVGAGPGDPGLLTVKAHACLKKADTVVYDYLADRRILALVPEEAERIYVGKSAGNHAMKQEDISKLLVKLSREGKCVVRLKGGDPFVFGRGGEEALLLAENGLPFEIVPGVTSAIAVPAYAGIPVTHRGVAVSFAVVTGHEDPTKEASGLDWQKLATGVDTLVFLMGVGNLPAITAELMRHGRAGNTPAAVIRWGTRPEQETLITTVENAADDVARAGLKPPAIFLVGDVVRYREKLRWFDAPERRPLFGKRILVTRARAQASKLTEGLEALGAACLEVPAIRIKEPSDGGAALRAAIAHIADYDWLIFTSANGVEHFFRALDGAGKDARALARAKVATIGPATAAALAACGVRADCMPGEYRAEAVVEALKGDVRSGTRVLLARAEEAREVLPESLKALGAEVTIAAAYCTKQAEADGAALAKKLTNGEIDIVTFTSSSTAKNLCAILGGAEPLQHVKCVAIGPITAKTCEALGIKPAAVAKEYTIEGLIETIKEMLLC, encoded by the coding sequence ATGGTATATCTTGTCGGAGCCGGCCCCGGAGACCCGGGGCTTTTGACGGTCAAGGCGCACGCGTGTCTGAAAAAAGCCGACACCGTCGTCTATGACTACCTCGCGGACAGACGCATCCTCGCGCTCGTGCCGGAAGAAGCCGAGCGCATCTACGTAGGAAAAAGCGCGGGCAACCACGCGATGAAGCAGGAAGACATCTCGAAGCTCCTCGTCAAGCTCTCGCGCGAAGGAAAATGCGTCGTGCGCCTCAAGGGCGGCGACCCCTTCGTCTTCGGGCGCGGCGGCGAGGAAGCCCTGCTCTTGGCGGAAAACGGCCTGCCGTTTGAAATCGTGCCGGGCGTGACTTCCGCCATCGCCGTGCCCGCCTACGCGGGCATCCCCGTCACGCACCGCGGCGTCGCCGTCTCCTTCGCCGTCGTCACGGGACACGAAGACCCAACGAAAGAAGCCTCAGGGCTAGACTGGCAGAAACTCGCGACGGGCGTCGATACGCTCGTCTTCCTCATGGGCGTCGGAAACCTTCCCGCCATCACAGCCGAACTCATGCGCCACGGCCGCGCCGGCAATACACCCGCCGCCGTCATCCGCTGGGGCACGCGCCCCGAGCAGGAGACACTCATCACGACCGTCGAAAACGCCGCTGACGATGTGGCGCGAGCCGGGCTCAAGCCGCCCGCCATCTTCCTCGTCGGCGATGTCGTGCGCTATCGAGAGAAGCTGCGCTGGTTCGACGCGCCCGAGAGGCGTCCCCTCTTCGGCAAGCGCATCCTCGTGACGCGTGCGCGCGCCCAAGCCTCGAAGCTCACCGAAGGCCTCGAAGCGCTCGGCGCCGCGTGCCTCGAAGTGCCCGCGATCCGCATCAAAGAGCCTTCCGACGGCGGCGCGGCGCTCCGCGCCGCCATCGCTCATATCGCCGACTACGACTGGCTGATCTTCACGAGCGCGAACGGCGTCGAGCATTTCTTCCGCGCCCTTGACGGCGCGGGCAAGGACGCACGCGCCCTCGCCCGCGCCAAAGTCGCCACCATCGGCCCTGCGACAGCCGCGGCGCTCGCCGCCTGCGGCGTCCGCGCCGACTGCATGCCCGGCGAATACCGCGCCGAAGCCGTCGTCGAAGCCCTCAAGGGCGATGTGCGAAGCGGCACGCGCGTCCTCCTCGCACGCGCCGAAGAAGCGCGCGAAGTGCTGCCCGAAAGCCTCAAGGCGCTCGGAGCAGAGGTCACCATCGCCGCCGCCTACTGCACAAAGCAGGCAGAAGCCGACGGCGCTGCTCTCGCAAAAAAACTCACGAACGGCGAGATCGACATCGTGACTTTCACAAGCTCTTCGACGGCAAAGAACCTCTGCGCCATCCTCGGCGGCGCAGAGCCTCTGCAGCATGTCAAGTGCGTCGCCATCGGCCCCATCACGGCGAAGACGTGCGAGGCTCTCGGCATAAAGCCCGCCGCCGTCGCCAAAGAATACACGATCGAAGGACTCATCGAAACCATCAAGGAGATGCTGTTATGCTGA
- the hemC gene encoding hydroxymethylbilane synthase, with translation MKKDTIVIGTRSSKLALWQADYVEAKLRERYPELHVVQKRMTTKGDRVLDAPLAKIGGKGLFTKELEQAMLAGEIDLAVHSLKDMPTELPEGLVLAAVTERFDPGDAVVSPRYRTLANLPQGAKVGTSSLRRRAQLLAKRPDLEIVSLRGNVNTRLKKLEEENFDAIILAVAGLKRLGFHDRITEILPREICLPAVGQGALAIEARADDEATLSLIAFLDDAATRAAARAERAFLARVEGGCQVPVGVYAEAADEALEMEAVIASIDGERLYRKKKAGSALDAEKIGRALAEELLAMGGKEILQELGLLQP, from the coding sequence GTGAAGAAAGACACCATCGTTATAGGTACGCGCAGCAGTAAGCTCGCGCTCTGGCAGGCAGACTATGTAGAGGCGAAGCTCCGGGAGAGATACCCGGAGCTTCATGTCGTACAAAAGCGCATGACGACGAAAGGCGACCGCGTGCTCGATGCGCCGTTGGCGAAGATCGGCGGCAAGGGGCTTTTCACGAAGGAGCTTGAGCAGGCGATGCTCGCGGGCGAAATCGACCTCGCCGTGCACAGCCTCAAGGACATGCCGACGGAACTGCCCGAAGGACTCGTGCTCGCTGCCGTGACCGAGCGCTTCGACCCCGGCGACGCCGTCGTGAGTCCGCGCTACCGGACGCTCGCGAACCTTCCTCAAGGCGCGAAGGTCGGCACGTCGAGCCTTCGCCGCCGCGCACAGCTCCTCGCCAAGAGGCCCGACCTTGAGATCGTCAGCCTGCGCGGCAACGTGAACACGCGGCTCAAGAAGCTCGAAGAAGAAAATTTCGATGCCATAATCCTCGCCGTCGCCGGACTCAAGCGCTTGGGCTTCCATGACCGCATCACCGAGATCCTGCCGCGCGAAATCTGCCTGCCCGCCGTCGGACAAGGCGCCCTCGCCATCGAGGCGCGTGCGGACGACGAGGCGACGCTTTCCCTGATCGCCTTCCTCGACGACGCGGCGACGCGTGCGGCGGCGAGAGCGGAACGCGCCTTCCTCGCACGCGTCGAGGGCGGCTGCCAGGTTCCCGTCGGCGTCTACGCCGAGGCGGCGGACGAGGCGCTCGAAATGGAGGCGGTCATCGCCTCCATCGACGGCGAGCGCCTCTATCGCAAGAAGAAGGCAGGCAGCGCCCTGGACGCCGAGAAAATCGGCCGTGCGCTCGCCGAGGAACTGCTCGCCATGGGCGGCAAAGAAATCCTGCAGGAACTCGGCCTGCTGCAACCGTAA
- the hemA gene encoding glutamyl-tRNA reductase, which produces MHLIVLGLNHKTAPVDVRERFSIPKDAIRKGFQHLAEYADLLEAVVLSTCNRSEIYAVTADDAHAGEAVRRFFFDLTGNDEDIEEYLYMHEDEECIRHLFRVAASLDSLVLGEGQILSQVKQAYALALEGHATSTVLNTLFHRAIATGKRVRTETRIAWSAVSVSYAAVELAKDIFGTLDKSSVLIFGAGKMAELTAEHLVSHGAKKLYIANRHMEKAEDFAARFGGEAVPFERAMEKAEDVDVVVTSTGAPHYVVKAWETRHLMTQRKGRPLVFIDIAVPRDVDPEVEEIKGVKLFNIDALEAVVDDHMEERKQEAVEASRIVEEEIVSIEKRFQYLSCRPLMALLSERCERIRCREMQRAHTKLPELTEEQQRAVDHMTRMIVRKILRTPMMKLNASAGTADEAFYIEAMRSLFKLDTIGETGTCEERHHRYRYAQQ; this is translated from the coding sequence ATGCACTTGATTGTTTTGGGACTGAATCATAAGACGGCGCCCGTGGATGTGCGCGAGCGGTTTTCCATACCGAAGGACGCCATCCGCAAGGGGTTCCAGCATCTGGCGGAGTATGCCGATCTCCTTGAAGCGGTCGTGCTCTCGACGTGCAACCGCAGTGAGATTTACGCGGTGACGGCGGACGATGCACATGCGGGCGAGGCCGTGCGCCGCTTTTTCTTCGACCTCACGGGAAACGACGAGGACATCGAAGAATACCTTTACATGCACGAGGACGAAGAATGTATCCGTCACCTCTTCCGCGTGGCGGCGAGTCTCGATTCGCTCGTCCTCGGCGAGGGGCAAATCCTCTCGCAGGTCAAGCAGGCGTACGCGCTCGCACTCGAAGGCCACGCGACGAGCACGGTGCTGAACACGCTGTTTCACCGCGCCATTGCGACGGGAAAGCGCGTGCGCACGGAGACGCGCATCGCGTGGAGCGCCGTATCCGTCAGCTATGCGGCGGTCGAACTGGCGAAGGACATCTTCGGCACGCTCGACAAGTCGAGCGTCCTGATCTTCGGCGCGGGCAAGATGGCGGAGCTGACGGCGGAGCATCTCGTCTCGCACGGCGCGAAGAAGCTCTACATCGCGAATCGCCACATGGAGAAAGCCGAGGACTTTGCCGCTCGCTTCGGCGGCGAGGCCGTGCCTTTCGAGCGCGCGATGGAAAAGGCCGAGGACGTCGACGTCGTCGTGACCTCGACGGGCGCGCCGCACTACGTCGTCAAGGCGTGGGAGACGCGCCATCTCATGACGCAGCGGAAGGGGCGGCCGCTCGTCTTCATCGACATCGCCGTGCCACGCGACGTCGATCCCGAGGTCGAGGAAATCAAGGGCGTGAAGCTCTTCAACATCGACGCCTTGGAAGCCGTCGTCGACGATCACATGGAGGAGCGCAAGCAGGAGGCGGTCGAGGCCTCACGCATCGTCGAGGAGGAAATCGTTTCCATCGAGAAACGCTTCCAATACCTCTCATGCCGCCCGCTGATGGCACTCCTCTCCGAGCGCTGCGAGCGCATACGATGTCGTGAGATGCAGCGTGCGCACACGAAACTGCCCGAACTCACGGAGGAGCAGCAGCGTGCCGTCGACCACATGACGCGCATGATCGTCCGAAAGATCCTGCGCACGCCGATGATGAAGCTCAACGCATCGGCGGGAACGGCGGACGAGGCATTCTACATCGAGGCGATGCGAAGCCTCTTCAAGCTTGATACGATAGGGGAGACGGGAACTTGTGAAGAAAGACACCATCGTTATAGGTACGCGCAGCAGTAA
- a CDS encoding bifunctional precorrin-2 dehydrogenase/sirohydrochlorin ferrochelatase, whose amino-acid sequence MYPMDLRLEGRAALVAGGGAVAHRKVAGLLAAGAAVTVVAPKLSPPLAALAADGRIAWLAQLATAEVFASLPRALLVFCATDDRAANAAFGKAAKEAGALVNDATAPELCDFFLPAALRDGDLLVTVSTGGTSPALARTLKKRLAARLGASWGDWLERLARLREEAKERIEGSAGREAFWRAALSEHILNLVEEGRLDEAEAEIRHALDCFGTES is encoded by the coding sequence ATGTATCCGATGGACCTGCGCCTTGAAGGGCGCGCCGCGCTTGTCGCCGGCGGCGGGGCGGTGGCGCATCGAAAGGTCGCAGGGCTGCTTGCAGCAGGAGCGGCTGTGACCGTCGTCGCGCCCAAGCTTTCGCCGCCCTTGGCTGCGCTTGCAGCAGACGGGCGCATCGCTTGGCTCGCGCAGCTTGCGACGGCGGAGGTTTTCGCATCGCTGCCGCGTGCGCTCCTCGTCTTCTGCGCGACCGACGACCGTGCGGCGAACGCCGCCTTCGGCAAGGCGGCAAAAGAGGCCGGCGCTCTCGTCAACGATGCGACGGCACCCGAGCTTTGCGACTTCTTCCTGCCGGCGGCTTTGCGAGACGGCGATCTCCTCGTCACGGTATCGACGGGCGGCACATCGCCCGCGCTCGCCCGCACGCTGAAGAAGCGGCTCGCCGCTCGCCTGGGCGCGAGCTGGGGCGACTGGCTCGAAAGGCTCGCCAGGCTGCGCGAGGAAGCGAAGGAACGCATCGAAGGAAGTGCAGGACGCGAGGCGTTTTGGCGCGCGGCTCTTTCGGAGCATATTTTGAATCTTGTCGAAGAAGGCAGACTGGATGAGGCGGAGGCAGAGATAAGACATGCACTTGATTGTTTTGGGACTGAATCATAA